Proteins found in one uncultured Desulfuromonas sp. genomic segment:
- a CDS encoding transporter: MKKLVAGLSLALLCLCATNAMAVLVDFYDNALAPDGVYGLFYGNYYHADEFTDSDGDKAVSADLTATIAIARIVGYKTLGGYHFAYQAILPFGEVKESKLFDESSSGIGDLTFGPALFLYADDHSGTYLSYWFYITAPTGDWDDDRAINLGGHHWYFQHQLALTTVLGDFVYDMNFNYYQHTEEDDTKTEAPDRFELEASLGYPLTDKLMIGVNGGFYQDLGKVEVAGVKQADSAAERCQFGPSVSYAVTERLGVNLRWTHDVYAENDSKGDDVWLRLSYAF, translated from the coding sequence ATGAAAAAACTGGTTGCAGGACTGAGTCTGGCACTGCTGTGTTTGTGCGCAACGAACGCCATGGCTGTTCTGGTTGATTTTTACGACAATGCCCTGGCGCCGGATGGTGTTTATGGGTTGTTTTACGGAAATTACTATCATGCCGATGAGTTTACCGATAGTGATGGTGACAAGGCCGTCTCCGCTGATCTGACAGCGACGATTGCCATCGCCCGGATCGTTGGCTACAAAACCCTGGGTGGGTATCATTTTGCTTATCAGGCCATTCTTCCCTTTGGTGAAGTGAAAGAATCAAAATTGTTTGATGAAAGTTCGTCAGGTATTGGCGACTTAACCTTCGGGCCGGCGCTATTCCTCTATGCCGATGATCACAGTGGGACATATCTCTCCTATTGGTTCTACATCACAGCGCCAACAGGTGATTGGGATGACGATCGGGCGATCAACCTTGGGGGGCATCACTGGTATTTCCAGCATCAATTGGCGCTCACGACCGTGCTGGGAGATTTCGTCTATGACATGAATTTCAACTATTATCAGCACACCGAAGAGGATGACACCAAAACTGAAGCCCCGGATCGTTTTGAGCTCGAAGCCAGTCTCGGCTATCCCCTCACGGACAAGTTGATGATTGGTGTCAACGGCGGATTTTATCAAGATCTGGGCAAAGTCGAGGTCGCGGGGGTTAAACAGGCGGACAGTGCAGCCGAGCGTTGCCAATTTGGCCCCTCTGTCAGCTATGCCGTGACAGAGCGACTAGGTGTTAACCTGCGTTGGACCCACGATGTTTATGCTGAAAATGACAGTAAGGGAGATGATGTCTGGTTGCGGCTGTCGTATGCCTTTTAG
- a CDS encoding Rid family hydrolase, translating to MKRVNYSSGSPLEEIAGYSRMVKIGNQVHIGGTTAVQRDGSVFGTTAYDQSTYIFTRFIELLDQAGARAQDVYKVKVYVTDMALAKEVADAYSAFFKEIRPLFTMVETPKLNRPSQLVEIELEAMIGCECNA from the coding sequence ATGAAACGGGTCAATTACTCATCGGGATCCCCTTTGGAAGAAATCGCCGGATATTCGCGTATGGTCAAGATCGGCAATCAGGTCCATATCGGTGGTACCACAGCGGTTCAAAGAGACGGTTCTGTTTTTGGAACCACGGCTTACGATCAATCCACGTATATCTTCACGCGCTTTATCGAACTGCTTGACCAAGCAGGAGCACGGGCTCAAGACGTCTACAAAGTCAAAGTATATGTCACCGATATGGCCCTGGCCAAGGAGGTCGCTGATGCCTATAGCGCGTTTTTCAAGGAAATTCGTCCTCTGTTTACCATGGTCGAAACCCCCAAACTCAATCGTCCAAGTCAGTTGGTTGAGATTGAGTTGGAAGCCATGATCGGCTGCGAATGTAACGCTTGA
- a CDS encoding tyramine oxidase subunit B, whose amino-acid sequence MSQVDFLYLSEQDMIKAGVTDMPGCVDAMEEMFRLLKTGDFRMGGPESNSHGVMMTFPEKSSFPNMPVDGPDRRFMAMPAYLGGRFDMVGMKWYGSNVENKKKNLPRSVLMLTLNCKDTGVPLAYMSANILSAYRTGAVPGVGIRYFARTDAKVVGIVGPGVMSKTALSSTLAVRPEIEKVKINGRSKHSIDSFIAYVKENHPGIRTFEVVDTIEEAVRGADIVHIATSSPTGDVNEYPYVNEKWIKPGAVICCPAAARFDDDFILNRARNVADYRGLYEAWAEEMPYPAYHIIPIPAVHCMDLMADGRMQRDDLIDLGDILTGEVPARTSDDEIIIYSVGGLPIEDVAWGTEIYRNALAKGIGTKLNLWDTPYLT is encoded by the coding sequence ATGAGCCAAGTCGATTTTCTTTATTTGAGTGAGCAGGACATGATCAAAGCCGGTGTGACCGATATGCCGGGATGTGTCGATGCCATGGAGGAGATGTTCCGGTTGCTGAAAACCGGCGATTTTCGCATGGGTGGACCGGAAAGCAATTCTCATGGCGTTATGATGACTTTCCCGGAGAAGAGCTCTTTTCCCAATATGCCTGTTGACGGACCTGACAGGCGCTTCATGGCGATGCCTGCCTATCTGGGAGGGCGTTTCGATATGGTCGGCATGAAATGGTACGGTTCCAACGTCGAGAACAAAAAGAAGAACCTGCCCCGTTCGGTGCTGATGCTGACTCTTAACTGCAAAGATACGGGTGTCCCGCTGGCTTACATGTCAGCCAATATTCTCAGTGCCTACCGGACTGGCGCGGTGCCGGGAGTCGGCATCCGTTATTTTGCCAGAACGGATGCCAAGGTCGTTGGCATTGTCGGTCCGGGTGTCATGAGTAAAACAGCACTCTCTTCGACTCTGGCCGTGCGCCCTGAAATCGAAAAGGTCAAGATCAATGGGCGCAGTAAGCATTCCATCGACAGCTTTATCGCCTATGTCAAGGAGAACCATCCCGGCATTCGCACCTTTGAAGTTGTCGACACGATCGAAGAGGCTGTACGTGGGGCTGATATTGTCCATATTGCCACCTCTTCACCAACCGGAGATGTCAACGAATATCCCTATGTCAACGAGAAATGGATCAAACCGGGAGCCGTGATCTGTTGTCCGGCAGCGGCTCGTTTCGATGACGATTTTATCCTGAACAGAGCCCGTAATGTTGCTGACTACCGCGGCCTTTATGAAGCCTGGGCCGAAGAAATGCCCTACCCGGCCTACCATATTATTCCGATCCCGGCGGTTCATTGCATGGACCTGATGGCTGATGGCCGGATGCAGCGCGATGACCTCATCGACCTCGGTGATATCCTGACCGGAGAAGTCCCGGCGCGCACCAGCGATGACGAAATTATTATTTACTCTGTTGGTGGCTTGCCCATTGAGGATGTGGCCTGGGGAACAGAAATTTATCGTAATGCCCTGGCCAAAGGAATTGGAACAAAGCTGAACCTGTGGGACACGCCATACCTGACTTAA
- a CDS encoding (2Fe-2S)-binding protein, translating to MTITFEGTSLKVPAGETVVAAVMAAGAGYNRTTPISGAHRTAYCHMGVCFECLMEIDGVPNQQACTIQVRDGMVVNRQQGAKERTNG from the coding sequence GTGACGATTACGTTCGAAGGTACGTCGTTAAAAGTCCCGGCAGGTGAAACTGTTGTCGCCGCAGTTATGGCCGCTGGGGCGGGCTATAATCGAACCACGCCGATCAGCGGTGCGCATCGCACGGCCTACTGCCATATGGGTGTCTGCTTTGAATGTCTCATGGAGATTGACGGCGTTCCGAATCAGCAGGCCTGCACCATTCAGGTGCGTGATGGCATGGTGGTCAACCGACAACAGGGTGCGAAGGAACGAACCAATGGCTAA
- a CDS encoding (2Fe-2S)-binding protein translates to MAKHYDMIVIGAGPGGLAAAVTADKLGLSTLLVDEQPEPGGQIYRSMERSLPQNAHVLGKDYFAGKPLIESFRASSASYLPNTSVWNIDHAFNVDVISEAGSQRVRGQQLLFAVGAVERPVPIPNWTLPGVMGAAAADILFKSSNMVPQGPVILAGSGPLLLLAACHLVDNGVEIAAMVETASLKDYFKAMPYLPGALRRSSYLLKGLQMRLKVRRASVPLYIGCRDLGVIGTEKAEGLRFTCSGKSYEVSAATVLLHEGVVPNLRLSQLLNCEHEWYEPQHYWRPVLDGWGQTSVPEISIAGDSGGVGGGLLAEAAGHLAAINTACKLQVITEAKRDLLAAPYQKIVHREKLIRPFLDHVFPPNPQALVPPDDATLVCRCEELTAGQIREAIAQGARHPAQIKGQTRSGMGPCQGRMCAATIAEMIAASCSLDMPQVGTLRVRPPLKPLTIEQMAHLEL, encoded by the coding sequence ATGGCTAAGCACTACGACATGATTGTGATTGGTGCAGGGCCTGGTGGACTTGCCGCTGCGGTGACTGCAGATAAATTAGGACTCTCGACTCTTCTAGTTGATGAGCAGCCGGAACCGGGAGGGCAGATCTATCGGTCGATGGAGAGAAGCCTTCCCCAAAATGCTCATGTTCTTGGCAAGGACTATTTTGCCGGCAAGCCGCTTATTGAGTCATTTCGAGCCTCCAGTGCGAGCTATTTACCAAATACCAGCGTCTGGAATATCGACCATGCTTTCAATGTTGACGTGATATCCGAGGCGGGATCACAACGGGTGCGCGGGCAACAGCTCTTGTTTGCGGTAGGAGCCGTCGAGCGGCCAGTGCCGATTCCGAACTGGACCCTGCCGGGGGTGATGGGAGCCGCCGCTGCGGATATTCTGTTCAAGTCTTCAAATATGGTCCCGCAAGGTCCGGTGATCCTGGCGGGAAGCGGTCCATTATTGTTACTGGCCGCCTGCCACCTGGTTGACAACGGGGTTGAAATTGCCGCCATGGTCGAAACCGCCAGCCTTAAGGATTATTTCAAGGCAATGCCTTACCTGCCCGGTGCATTGCGGCGCAGCAGCTACCTGCTCAAAGGGTTACAGATGCGCCTGAAAGTACGTCGCGCCAGCGTACCATTGTACATCGGCTGTCGCGATCTGGGTGTGATCGGCACGGAGAAGGCCGAAGGGCTGCGTTTTACCTGCAGCGGCAAGTCATATGAAGTGTCTGCCGCAACGGTTTTACTGCATGAAGGGGTGGTCCCGAACCTGCGTCTCAGCCAGTTGCTCAACTGTGAGCATGAATGGTACGAGCCGCAACACTACTGGCGGCCGGTACTGGATGGCTGGGGGCAAACCAGTGTGCCAGAGATTTCAATTGCCGGCGATTCCGGCGGTGTTGGCGGAGGACTGCTGGCGGAAGCGGCTGGTCATCTTGCTGCGATCAATACCGCTTGCAAACTGCAGGTGATCACCGAAGCAAAGCGCGACCTTCTGGCGGCGCCCTACCAAAAAATCGTTCATCGAGAAAAGTTGATCCGTCCCTTTCTTGACCATGTTTTTCCACCAAACCCACAGGCGCTGGTGCCTCCTGATGACGCGACCCTTGTCTGTCGCTGTGAAGAATTGACCGCCGGTCAGATTCGTGAGGCGATTGCTCAGGGGGCACGCCATCCAGCCCAGATCAAAGGACAGACGAGATCCGGGATGGGGCCCTGCCAGGGACGTATGTGTGCAGCAACAATTGCTGAAATGATCGCAGCTAGCTGCTCTCTTGACATGCCCCAGGTTGGCACACTTCGGGTGAGACCACCGTTGAAACCTTTGACCATCGAACAGATGGCACATCTGGAGTTATGA
- a CDS encoding FAD-binding oxidoreductase, which produces MKTNADVVIIGGGIIGCSTAYYLAKKGKTVIVLEKGRVIGYGGSSRNGGGVRQSGRDKRELPLAMYGVQNLWPHLSEELETDVEYYQQGNLRLGKTEEHLKILKGLTATAVSLGLDVKMINGEEVRAICPHLSDDVIGASWCQSDGHANPLQTTMAFYNKARRLGVCFRTGQDVLSIKTVAGRARKVITGSGEFEAEKIILAAGYESRAISQSLGVDVPMKAIALDTLITEAQPPMFYQMLGTAMADFYGHQTTHGSFVFGGGSPLDSGSIVGVGDHPPVAATGATCKGILGYIPALKHAKVVRSWVGFIDWCEDKVPVISPVEEVPGLILACGFSGHGFGIAPSVGTVLSQLACDEKPSIDISELDYKRFSDRD; this is translated from the coding sequence ATGAAGACAAATGCAGACGTAGTCATCATTGGAGGCGGAATTATCGGTTGTTCGACCGCCTACTATTTAGCGAAAAAAGGGAAAACAGTCATCGTTCTGGAGAAAGGAAGGGTGATTGGCTATGGCGGATCAAGCCGCAATGGTGGCGGGGTACGCCAGTCTGGTCGGGACAAAAGAGAACTGCCGCTGGCAATGTATGGTGTTCAAAACCTCTGGCCACATCTTTCCGAAGAGCTGGAAACGGATGTGGAATATTACCAGCAAGGGAATCTGCGGCTGGGAAAAACCGAAGAACATCTCAAGATTCTTAAGGGTCTTACTGCCACTGCCGTTTCTTTGGGACTTGATGTGAAAATGATCAACGGTGAAGAAGTCAGAGCGATCTGCCCGCACTTGTCCGATGACGTGATCGGGGCCAGCTGGTGTCAGAGTGATGGCCATGCCAACCCCCTGCAGACAACAATGGCCTTTTATAACAAAGCTCGCCGGCTGGGAGTCTGTTTTCGTACCGGCCAGGATGTGCTTTCGATAAAAACAGTTGCGGGCCGGGCGAGAAAGGTCATCACCGGTAGTGGGGAGTTTGAAGCCGAAAAAATTATTCTGGCGGCAGGCTATGAAAGCCGAGCTATCTCACAGAGTCTGGGTGTTGATGTGCCCATGAAAGCTATTGCTTTGGACACCTTGATCACTGAAGCACAGCCCCCCATGTTTTATCAGATGCTTGGCACGGCGATGGCTGATTTTTACGGTCACCAAACCACGCATGGTTCCTTTGTTTTTGGTGGCGGGTCTCCACTTGACTCCGGCAGTATTGTCGGCGTTGGAGACCATCCTCCGGTGGCTGCTACTGGAGCAACCTGTAAAGGGATTCTGGGTTATATCCCTGCCCTCAAGCATGCCAAGGTGGTTCGCAGCTGGGTTGGTTTTATTGACTGGTGTGAGGATAAAGTCCCCGTGATCAGTCCCGTCGAAGAGGTTCCGGGATTGATCCTGGCCTGCGGATTCTCCGGCCACGGTTTCGGAATTGCTCCTTCCGTCGGTACGGTACTGTCACAGTTGGCTTGCGACGAAAAGCCCTCCATTGATATCAGCGAACTTGACTATAAGCGCTTCTCTGACCGGGATTAG
- a CDS encoding iron-containing alcohol dehydrogenase, with protein MNFIFDIPSTLLFGEGESRNAGRLLKEMGARKVLLVCDQVMSSLGFAERIRNSFVEAGLDYAIFSEVTPNPTDTLVHAAAVFAAEHQVDSLVAIGGGSIIDTAKAINILLTNGGEIAAYEGVHKVTKPTLPLVMIPTTAGTGSEVTAVTVVTDTKRHKKMVIAGRFVGGALAICDPLLTADLPPAITAATGMDALTHAIEAYISKLASPVSDSHALKAIDLINTSLEEVGCNGNKKARSNLMLGSTMAGMAFNSAMLGLVHSLAHPLSAHYNIAHGVANAVFLPQVMRYNLGSFDHKLDDLAEALGIDRHQPDLGEQVVRRLETLSRAIGIPKFKDLNVPVADFAMLAEEAMVEISTMSNPKQATVADLVHILESTYAEA; from the coding sequence ATGAACTTTATTTTTGATATCCCGTCGACTCTGCTTTTCGGTGAAGGGGAGAGCCGTAATGCCGGAAGGCTGCTCAAGGAGATGGGGGCCCGCAAGGTCCTGCTGGTCTGCGATCAGGTTATGTCTTCTTTGGGCTTTGCCGAACGCATTCGAAACAGTTTTGTCGAAGCTGGTCTTGACTACGCGATCTTTTCAGAAGTTACTCCGAACCCGACCGACACTCTGGTCCATGCCGCAGCGGTCTTCGCTGCGGAGCATCAGGTCGATTCTTTGGTGGCTATTGGTGGCGGCAGTATTATCGACACCGCTAAAGCGATTAATATCCTGCTGACTAACGGTGGTGAAATTGCTGCTTATGAGGGGGTTCACAAAGTCACTAAGCCCACCTTGCCGCTGGTGATGATTCCGACCACCGCTGGAACCGGGAGTGAGGTAACGGCGGTCACCGTTGTCACCGATACAAAGCGGCACAAAAAGATGGTTATTGCCGGTCGCTTTGTCGGTGGGGCACTGGCCATTTGCGATCCATTGCTGACCGCAGACCTGCCTCCGGCCATCACTGCGGCAACCGGAATGGATGCTCTGACCCACGCCATTGAGGCGTATATCTCGAAGCTGGCATCACCTGTTAGCGATAGCCACGCCCTCAAAGCAATTGATCTGATCAACACCAGTTTGGAAGAAGTGGGCTGTAACGGTAACAAAAAGGCCCGCAGTAACCTGATGCTCGGTAGTACGATGGCTGGTATGGCGTTTAATTCGGCCATGCTTGGTTTGGTCCATTCCCTGGCCCATCCATTAAGCGCTCATTACAACATCGCCCACGGTGTCGCCAATGCGGTCTTTCTGCCCCAAGTCATGCGTTATAACCTGGGCAGTTTCGATCATAAACTTGACGATTTGGCTGAGGCTTTGGGGATTGACCGGCACCAACCCGATTTGGGCGAACAGGTTGTCCGCCGTCTGGAGACACTTTCGCGTGCTATCGGTATCCCTAAATTCAAAGACCTGAATGTACCGGTAGCCGACTTTGCCATGTTGGCTGAGGAAGCCATGGTTGAAATAAGTACCATGTCCAATCCCAAGCAAGCAACGGTTGCTGATCTGGTACACATACTCGAATCAACATACGCTGAAGCCTGA
- a CDS encoding NAD-glutamate dehydrogenase domain-containing protein has protein sequence MSFTEERVMMEQVEKAIANNLKTAKSNLVWLREQMHPYFFITMRQEPEAIGILATILDSLKTNKYRILADTDKKLILASLSRPGTLYESLRSLRERDISFAHITQSYAPIPGGDKMLEIQRFEFERKSDQCVCEGLQQNLDIPAEIREPILQALKHNYPHFDFDDFDDCLKMLWINKQDYVEHSPAIRVAQILWLYHQGKENGGIHLDVEESAGHDTETETRIMFAVSNPPQRDFLQQIMEVFKRMGIGIKRTYCLTISNGRHPVFLGTFYVRKRDVDLTDNQTEQFVELQKELFNTQLLQTRSLSYQEFVTQNVMSGEDASLVNAFIAFCHTNLAHSADRYDLEGVERAFYSHPDLCLQLVQLFRTRFDPNLTDREGVYQKQLADLEYAIEHYNTGHKRVDAYRRTIFYCCLLFVRHSLKTNFFVLKKQALAFRLDPAYLEELAICFTNDLPVDRPFRVTFFFGRYGVGYHMGFSDIARGGWRTLITHGRDDYVTCANTIFKEAYVLAHTQHLKNKDIYEGGSKLVAVLDALPVSDQQLVQQRLYNLQYGFASAFLDIFCSNEDGSIKDSRVVDYYGEEEAIELGPDENMHDIMIESLARLAQKRGYMLGIGIMSGKKVGINHKEFGVTSAGVVKFAEVTMEQLDINYRQDEFFVKMTGGPAGDVAGNAMRLLLDHCPNVRINLILDGSGAFYDPQGADRDEISRILLARDIEAYNPEKLHPGGYLIYRGQRRKEGLKELYRKVVKTAFGVEEQWLSADEFYSDFNRLPFTVKADLFIPGGGRPETIDGENWRHFFMADGSPSARAIIEGANSFITPEARIELQRKGIVVMRDSSANKCGVISSSYEIIANLVMSEEEFIEHKQAYVADVLNILEQRAEDEVKLIFKRYQEAGGHTLYTEISNDISHEINQQYATMFEYFRKNPDLCADPLFQQAIFSHLPTFLKENATYRERIKDLPIKYRYAILAVEIATSMVYHADMERDVLWLLKGHLSRLYNRAA, from the coding sequence ATGAGTTTTACAGAGGAACGCGTCATGATGGAGCAGGTTGAGAAGGCCATTGCTAACAACCTCAAGACAGCCAAAAGCAACCTTGTCTGGCTGCGGGAGCAGATGCATCCCTATTTTTTTATAACCATGCGTCAGGAACCTGAGGCTATCGGTATTCTGGCGACGATTCTGGACAGTCTGAAAACAAACAAATACCGCATCTTGGCAGATACCGACAAAAAATTGATTCTGGCCAGTCTCAGCCGTCCCGGGACGCTCTATGAGTCATTGCGAAGCTTGCGGGAACGCGATATCTCTTTTGCCCATATCACTCAGTCGTATGCTCCTATTCCAGGGGGCGATAAGATGTTGGAGATCCAACGCTTTGAGTTTGAGCGCAAATCAGATCAATGCGTTTGCGAGGGGCTTCAGCAGAATCTCGATATTCCTGCTGAAATCCGTGAGCCCATTCTGCAGGCTCTGAAACATAACTATCCTCACTTTGATTTTGATGATTTTGACGACTGTTTAAAGATGTTGTGGATCAACAAACAGGACTATGTTGAGCATTCTCCGGCCATACGGGTCGCACAGATCCTCTGGCTTTATCATCAGGGTAAGGAGAACGGTGGTATTCACCTGGATGTCGAAGAATCCGCCGGTCACGATACGGAGACAGAAACCCGTATCATGTTTGCTGTCAGTAATCCGCCCCAGCGCGATTTTCTCCAACAGATCATGGAAGTCTTCAAGCGTATGGGGATCGGCATCAAACGTACTTATTGCCTGACCATCAGTAATGGTCGCCATCCGGTTTTTCTCGGAACTTTTTATGTGCGTAAAAGGGACGTTGATCTGACAGACAATCAAACGGAACAGTTTGTCGAGCTTCAGAAGGAGCTGTTCAATACCCAGTTGCTGCAGACCCGCTCACTAAGCTACCAGGAGTTTGTTACCCAGAACGTTATGAGCGGTGAAGATGCCTCCCTGGTGAACGCCTTTATCGCCTTCTGCCATACCAATCTGGCACATAGCGCGGACCGTTACGATCTGGAGGGGGTTGAGCGCGCCTTTTACTCACACCCTGATCTTTGTTTGCAATTGGTCCAGCTGTTTCGGACCCGCTTTGATCCGAACCTGACGGACCGCGAGGGTGTTTATCAAAAACAACTCGCTGATCTGGAATATGCCATAGAACATTACAACACTGGCCATAAGCGGGTTGATGCCTACCGCAGGACGATTTTTTACTGTTGCCTGCTGTTTGTCCGCCATAGCTTGAAAACCAATTTCTTCGTCTTGAAAAAGCAGGCTCTGGCATTCCGCCTTGATCCGGCTTATCTGGAAGAGCTGGCCATATGTTTTACGAACGATTTGCCTGTAGATCGTCCCTTCAGGGTGACGTTCTTCTTTGGACGTTACGGAGTCGGGTACCATATGGGGTTTTCTGATATCGCTCGCGGTGGCTGGCGGACCTTGATCACCCATGGCCGTGATGATTATGTTACCTGTGCGAATACGATCTTTAAAGAAGCCTATGTTCTTGCTCATACCCAGCATCTGAAAAATAAGGACATTTACGAAGGGGGCTCCAAACTGGTGGCCGTACTTGATGCTCTGCCGGTCAGCGATCAGCAACTGGTCCAACAGCGTCTCTACAATCTGCAGTATGGATTTGCCAGTGCCTTTCTGGATATCTTCTGCAGTAACGAGGATGGCAGCATCAAGGATTCCAGGGTCGTCGACTACTATGGGGAAGAGGAAGCCATCGAACTGGGACCGGACGAGAACATGCATGACATCATGATTGAGTCCCTTGCCCGCCTCGCGCAGAAACGCGGCTACATGCTCGGCATCGGGATCATGTCCGGGAAAAAGGTCGGCATTAATCATAAGGAGTTTGGGGTCACATCTGCCGGCGTGGTCAAGTTTGCCGAAGTAACCATGGAGCAGCTCGATATTAATTATCGTCAGGATGAATTCTTTGTGAAAATGACGGGGGGACCGGCTGGGGATGTCGCCGGTAATGCCATGCGTCTTCTGTTGGATCATTGCCCGAACGTTCGAATTAATCTGATACTGGACGGAAGCGGTGCCTTTTACGATCCACAAGGGGCAGATCGAGACGAGATTTCCAGAATTTTGCTGGCCAGGGATATCGAGGCTTATAACCCGGAAAAACTGCATCCTGGCGGCTATCTGATCTATCGAGGTCAACGGCGCAAGGAGGGACTGAAAGAGCTGTACCGAAAAGTGGTTAAAACCGCTTTCGGTGTTGAAGAACAGTGGCTTTCCGCCGATGAATTTTACAGCGATTTCAACCGTCTGCCATTTACAGTCAAGGCCGATCTGTTTATCCCGGGCGGGGGACGGCCGGAAACCATTGATGGTGAAAACTGGCGTCACTTTTTTATGGCAGATGGCTCTCCGTCGGCACGGGCCATTATTGAGGGCGCGAATTCATTCATCACCCCCGAAGCACGCATTGAACTGCAGCGGAAGGGGATTGTCGTTATGCGCGATTCCTCAGCCAACAAGTGCGGCGTGATCTCCTCGTCTTATGAGATTATTGCCAATCTTGTCATGAGTGAAGAAGAGTTTATCGAGCACAAACAGGCCTATGTCGCAGATGTTCTGAATATTCTTGAACAGCGGGCCGAAGACGAAGTTAAGCTTATTTTTAAACGCTACCAGGAGGCTGGGGGGCATACGTTATATACCGAAATCAGTAATGACATCAGCCATGAAATCAATCAGCAATATGCGACAATGTTTGAATATTTCAGAAAAAATCCCGACCTCTGTGCAGACCCTCTTTTCCAGCAGGCTATTTTCAGCCATTTGCCGACGTTCCTAAAAGAAAATGCGACATATCGTGAACGGATTAAAGATCTTCCGATCAAGTATCGTTATGCGATTCTTGCCGTCGAGATTGCAACGTCGATGGTTTACCATGCTGATATGGAAAGAGATGTCTTGTGGCTGCTGAAAGGACATTTGAGCCGACTTTATAATCGAGCCGCTTAA